The following proteins come from a genomic window of Oricola thermophila:
- a CDS encoding microcin C ABC transporter permease YejB translates to MGAYILRRLLLMIPTILGIMAISFTVIQFAPGGPVEQVIAQLTGQGGDATDRITGGSGDFGAQEEFGSDLASGNEISSKYRGAQGLDPKFIAELEKQFGFDKPPLERFGLMLWDYLRFDFGESFFRHISVIDLIKEKMPVSISLGLWITLISYGISIPLGIRKAVRDGSAFDVWTSGVIIVAYAIPGFLFAIMLIVLFAGGSFLDWFPLRGLTSDNWSELSWPMRIVDYFWHLALPLTAMVLSAFATSTLLTKNSFLDEIRKQYVVTARAKGLNERQVLYGHVFRNAMLIIIAGFPGAFISSFFTGSLLIETIFSLDGLGLLGFQSVINRDYPVVFATLYIFSLMGLLVGLLSDLIYTWVDPRIDFERRDV, encoded by the coding sequence ATGGGGGCATACATCCTGCGAAGACTGCTGCTGATGATCCCGACCATCCTCGGGATCATGGCGATTTCCTTCACCGTCATCCAGTTCGCCCCCGGCGGACCGGTGGAACAGGTGATCGCGCAGCTGACCGGACAGGGCGGCGACGCAACCGACCGGATTACCGGCGGCAGCGGCGACTTCGGCGCCCAGGAGGAGTTCGGCTCGGACCTCGCCAGCGGCAACGAGATCTCCTCTAAGTATCGCGGCGCGCAGGGACTCGACCCGAAGTTCATCGCCGAGCTGGAAAAGCAGTTCGGCTTCGACAAGCCGCCGCTGGAACGCTTCGGCCTGATGCTGTGGGACTATCTGCGCTTCGATTTCGGCGAAAGCTTCTTCCGTCACATCTCGGTGATCGACCTGATCAAGGAAAAAATGCCGGTCTCGATCTCGCTGGGACTGTGGATCACGCTGATCTCCTACGGCATTTCCATCCCGCTCGGCATACGAAAGGCCGTCCGCGACGGCTCCGCCTTCGACGTGTGGACAAGCGGCGTGATCATCGTCGCCTATGCGATTCCCGGCTTCCTGTTCGCGATCATGCTGATCGTGCTGTTCGCGGGCGGATCGTTCCTCGACTGGTTCCCCCTCAGGGGCCTGACGTCGGACAACTGGTCGGAACTGTCCTGGCCAATGCGCATCGTCGACTATTTCTGGCACCTTGCGCTTCCGCTGACTGCCATGGTGCTGTCGGCATTCGCCACGTCTACACTGCTGACCAAGAACTCGTTTCTCGACGAGATCCGCAAGCAATATGTCGTCACTGCCCGCGCGAAGGGGCTGAACGAGCGACAGGTCCTCTACGGCCACGTGTTCCGCAACGCCATGCTCATCATCATCGCCGGTTTTCCCGGCGCGTTCATATCCTCCTTCTTTACAGGCTCGCTGCTGATCGAGACCATCTTCTCGCTCGACGGGCTTGGCCTGCTCGGCTTCCAGTCGGTCATCAACCGGGACTACCCCGTCGTCTTCGCGACGCTCTACATATTCTCGCTGATGGGATTGCTGGTCGGACTGCTGTCGGACCTGATCTACACTTGGGTCGATCCGCGCATCGACTTCGAGCGCAGGGACGTGTGA
- a CDS encoding extracellular solute-binding protein: MRPDRRRFLILSGGLTVSAAFPALPRAENPSGIELHGLSAFGDLKYPRGFSHFDYASPEAPDGGTFNFQPGYWYFNQNVQTFNTLNSFVRRGDAPPRMEYCFDALTVSAWDEPDAVYCHLAESVTISDDRNRFTFRLRPEARWHDGSPVTAHDVAFSYETLKAQGNPELSLPLSVLKEAVAEDEETVTLVFDGTQSAQAILAIAGYPVLNERWYANRPFDAATLEPPLGSGPYRVGKFSAGSYIEYERVDDYWAKDLGTARGLDHFRTIRIEFYKERQAAFEAFKKGAITWRQEFTSKSWATEYGFPAVQDGRVVQRLFPRETRPSMQALAPNQRRAQFRDRRVRDAIALCFDFDWTNKNLFHGAYEKSHSLFAGSDYETSGPPDTDELALIGKLSAEHAIPEGIEGDAYREPPSDGSGRDRRRLRAAIGLLDAAGWKNDGGVLRNSDGETLDAEILIRSSVFERIYNPWVETMRALGINASLRLVDPAQFQERTNSFDFDIAGFALSWTATPTRSGLEGVLGSKAAQEEGSKNWTGTADPLIDAIIAEVGAARTRAEHRTAMRVLDRVLRLRRDWIPNWTSANHRVAYWDMYGFKEPKPDYFWPVERLWWTDRAKAEALGKA; encoded by the coding sequence ATGAGGCCGGACCGCAGGCGCTTCCTGATCCTTTCCGGCGGCCTGACCGTCAGCGCCGCCTTCCCCGCCCTTCCGCGAGCGGAGAACCCGAGCGGGATCGAACTTCACGGGCTGTCGGCCTTCGGCGACCTGAAATACCCGCGCGGCTTTTCCCATTTCGACTACGCCTCGCCCGAGGCGCCGGATGGCGGGACATTCAACTTCCAGCCGGGATACTGGTACTTCAACCAGAACGTCCAGACCTTCAACACGCTGAACAGCTTCGTGCGCCGGGGCGACGCGCCGCCGCGCATGGAATACTGCTTCGACGCGCTGACTGTTTCGGCCTGGGACGAACCGGACGCCGTCTACTGCCACCTCGCCGAGAGCGTTACGATCTCCGACGACCGGAACCGCTTCACATTCAGGCTGCGCCCGGAAGCGCGCTGGCACGACGGATCGCCCGTCACCGCGCATGACGTCGCCTTCAGCTACGAAACACTGAAGGCACAAGGCAATCCCGAATTGTCCCTGCCGCTCTCGGTGCTCAAGGAGGCGGTCGCCGAGGACGAGGAGACCGTGACGCTGGTCTTCGACGGAACGCAATCGGCACAGGCCATCCTGGCGATCGCCGGTTATCCCGTCCTGAACGAGAGATGGTACGCCAACCGGCCCTTCGATGCCGCGACGCTGGAGCCGCCCCTCGGCTCGGGGCCCTACCGGGTCGGGAAATTCTCGGCCGGAAGCTACATCGAATACGAGCGCGTCGACGACTACTGGGCGAAAGACCTGGGCACCGCACGGGGGCTGGACCATTTCCGCACCATCCGCATCGAGTTCTACAAGGAACGCCAGGCGGCATTCGAAGCATTCAAGAAGGGCGCGATCACCTGGCGCCAGGAATTCACATCGAAGAGCTGGGCGACGGAATACGGGTTCCCGGCAGTCCAGGACGGCCGGGTGGTGCAACGGCTTTTCCCGCGGGAAACGCGGCCGAGCATGCAGGCCCTGGCGCCGAACCAGCGCCGCGCGCAGTTCCGCGACAGGCGCGTCCGCGACGCGATCGCGCTGTGTTTCGACTTCGACTGGACCAACAAGAACCTGTTCCACGGCGCATACGAGAAGAGCCACTCGCTGTTCGCGGGATCGGACTACGAAACCTCCGGCCCGCCGGATACCGACGAGCTGGCGCTGATCGGGAAACTGTCGGCCGAACACGCCATTCCCGAAGGCATCGAGGGCGACGCCTATCGCGAGCCGCCGAGCGACGGATCGGGCCGCGACCGCAGACGGTTGCGCGCTGCCATCGGGCTGCTCGACGCGGCCGGGTGGAAGAATGACGGCGGCGTGCTGCGCAACTCCGACGGCGAAACGCTCGACGCGGAGATACTGATCCGGTCGAGCGTGTTCGAGCGCATCTACAATCCCTGGGTGGAGACGATGCGCGCGCTGGGGATCAATGCCTCGCTCCGACTCGTCGACCCGGCACAGTTCCAAGAACGTACCAACAGTTTCGACTTCGACATCGCCGGCTTCGCGCTGTCATGGACCGCGACGCCGACAAGGTCCGGACTGGAAGGCGTGCTCGGCAGCAAGGCGGCGCAGGAGGAAGGTTCGAAAAACTGGACCGGAACGGCCGACCCGCTGATCGACGCCATCATCGCCGAGGTCGGCGCGGCGCGGACGCGCGCGGAACACCGCACCGCGATGCGCGTTCTCGACCGGGTCTTGCGCCTGAGGCGAGACTGGATTCCAAATTGGACATCGGCGAATCACCGTGTCGCCTACTGGGACATGTACGGCTTCAAGGAACCGAAGCCCGATTACTTCTGGCCGGTGGAGCGACTGTGGTGGACCGACCGGGCAAAAGCTGAGGCGCTTGGAAAGGCTTGA
- a CDS encoding ABC transporter ATP-binding protein, whose amino-acid sequence MTNPPLLSVRDLSVAFTQGGETTTAVDRISFDIADGETVALVGESGSGKSVSALSVLKLLQYPAASHPSGEILFEGKDLLSATENELRKVRGNDIAMIFQEPMTSLNPLHTVEKQIGETLRLHGARDVEIPSRTLELLEQVGIRDAAKRLKAFPHQLSGGQRQRVMIAMALSNRPKLLIADEPTTALDVTVQAQILKLLDELKREEGMSMLFITHDLGIVRRIADRVCVMTEGRIVETGPTEKIFSDPQHGYTKHLLAAEPKGKPIPLNDNAETVLTGENVRVWFPIRKGLLRKTVDNVKAVDGVDVTVRKGQTLGIVGESGSGKTTLGLALTRMIASQGRIDFGGREISTYSFEAMRPLRREIQIVFQDPFGSLSPRMSIDEIVGEGLGIHEPKLSRDERDARVTGALDEVGLDPDTRFRYPHEFSGGQRQRIAIARAMVLKPKFVMLDEPTSALDMSVQAQVVDLLRDLQRKHDLAYLFISHDLKVVRALANEVMVMRNGKVVEAGRAEEIFDNPKTDYTKALMAAAFDIEVAPAGIVNE is encoded by the coding sequence ATGACGAATCCCCCTCTTCTCTCCGTTCGCGATCTCTCCGTCGCCTTCACCCAGGGCGGCGAGACGACCACCGCCGTCGACCGCATCTCCTTCGACATCGCCGACGGCGAGACAGTCGCGCTGGTCGGCGAGTCCGGTTCGGGCAAGTCCGTCTCCGCGCTGTCCGTACTCAAGCTGCTGCAATATCCGGCAGCAAGCCACCCGTCCGGCGAAATCCTGTTCGAGGGAAAGGACCTGCTGTCCGCGACCGAGAACGAGCTGCGCAAGGTGCGCGGCAACGATATCGCGATGATCTTCCAGGAGCCGATGACCTCGCTCAATCCGCTGCACACGGTGGAAAAGCAGATCGGCGAGACACTGAGGTTGCACGGTGCGCGCGACGTGGAGATCCCGTCCCGGACGCTGGAACTGCTCGAACAGGTGGGCATCCGCGACGCGGCCAAGCGCCTGAAGGCCTTCCCGCACCAGCTTTCCGGCGGGCAGCGCCAGCGCGTGATGATCGCCATGGCACTGTCCAACCGGCCGAAACTGCTGATCGCGGACGAGCCGACGACGGCACTCGACGTCACCGTGCAGGCGCAGATCCTCAAGCTGCTCGACGAGCTGAAGCGCGAGGAAGGCATGTCGATGCTGTTCATCACCCACGATCTCGGCATCGTGCGGCGCATCGCGGACCGCGTCTGCGTGATGACGGAAGGCCGGATCGTGGAGACGGGACCGACAGAGAAAATCTTCTCCGACCCGCAGCACGGCTACACGAAGCACCTGCTGGCCGCCGAGCCGAAGGGCAAGCCGATCCCGCTCAACGACAATGCCGAGACGGTGCTGACCGGCGAGAACGTCAGAGTCTGGTTCCCGATCCGCAAGGGGCTGCTGCGCAAGACCGTCGACAACGTGAAGGCAGTCGATGGTGTCGACGTGACCGTCCGCAAGGGCCAGACGCTGGGCATAGTCGGCGAATCCGGCTCGGGCAAGACGACGCTGGGGCTGGCGCTGACGCGGATGATCGCATCGCAGGGCAGGATCGATTTCGGCGGCCGTGAGATCAGCACCTACTCCTTCGAGGCGATGCGTCCGCTCAGGCGCGAGATCCAGATCGTGTTCCAGGATCCGTTCGGCAGTCTCAGCCCCCGCATGTCCATCGACGAGATCGTCGGCGAAGGCCTCGGCATCCATGAGCCGAAACTGTCACGCGACGAGCGCGACGCCCGCGTGACAGGGGCACTGGATGAGGTCGGACTCGACCCCGACACCCGGTTCCGCTACCCGCACGAGTTTTCCGGCGGCCAGCGCCAGCGCATCGCCATCGCGCGGGCCATGGTACTGAAGCCGAAATTCGTCATGCTGGACGAACCGACCTCGGCACTGGACATGAGCGTCCAGGCCCAGGTGGTGGACCTGCTGCGCGACCTGCAACGCAAGCACGACCTCGCCTACCTGTTCATCAGCCACGACCTGAAAGTGGTGCGCGCGCTGGCCAACGAGGTCATGGTCATGCGCAACGGCAAGGTCGTCGAGGCCGGGCGGGCGGAAGAGATTTTCGACAACCCGAAGACCGACTATACCAAGGCTCTCATGGCCGCCGCCTTCGACATAGAGGTGGCCCCGGCCGGCATCGTGAACGAGTAG
- a CDS encoding ABC transporter permease, producing MEQTAALTARSGPKPRRRPFLSPLNQRRWQNFKANRRGYWSLWIFLALFILSLFAEFIANDRPILVSYKGQYLTPIFKTYSERVLFPDDPLALPRIDFTDSFIQEEIAANGGWMIWPPIRYSYRTVNKEVPTSAPSKPAFLFDSREELCVRYPKGADDPNCTWGNFNWLGTDDQARDVLARLIYGFRISVLFGLILTALSAVIGVTFGAIQGFFGGWTDLIGQRIIEIWSSMPVLYLLLIIAAILPPGFWILLGIMLLFSWVSFVGIVRAEFLRARNFEYVNAARALGVPNRTLMFRHLLPNAMVATLTFLPFILNGSITTLTSLDFLGFGLPPGSASLGELILQGKNNLQAPWLGFASFIVISVMLSLLIFIGEATRDAFDPRKTFA from the coding sequence ATGGAGCAAACCGCCGCATTGACCGCACGGAGCGGACCGAAACCACGCAGGCGCCCTTTCCTGTCGCCGCTGAACCAGCGCCGCTGGCAGAACTTCAAGGCGAACCGGCGCGGCTACTGGTCGCTGTGGATCTTCCTCGCCCTGTTCATCCTGTCGCTCTTCGCCGAGTTCATCGCCAACGACAGGCCGATCCTGGTTTCCTACAAGGGCCAGTACCTGACGCCCATATTCAAGACCTATTCCGAGCGGGTGCTGTTTCCCGACGATCCGCTTGCGCTGCCGCGCATCGACTTCACCGACTCCTTCATACAGGAGGAAATCGCGGCCAATGGCGGATGGATGATATGGCCTCCGATCCGCTATTCCTACCGCACGGTGAACAAGGAGGTGCCGACCTCCGCGCCGTCGAAACCGGCCTTCCTGTTCGACAGCCGGGAGGAACTTTGCGTACGCTACCCGAAGGGCGCGGACGACCCGAACTGCACCTGGGGCAACTTCAACTGGCTCGGCACCGACGACCAGGCGCGCGACGTGCTCGCCCGGCTGATCTACGGATTCAGGATCTCGGTGCTGTTCGGCCTGATCCTGACGGCGCTCTCGGCGGTGATCGGCGTAACCTTCGGCGCGATCCAGGGTTTCTTTGGCGGATGGACCGACCTGATCGGCCAGCGCATCATCGAGATCTGGTCTTCCATGCCCGTGCTCTACCTGCTGCTGATCATTGCCGCCATCCTGCCGCCGGGCTTCTGGATCCTGCTCGGCATCATGCTGCTGTTCTCCTGGGTCAGCTTCGTCGGCATCGTGCGGGCGGAATTCCTGCGGGCGCGCAATTTCGAATATGTCAACGCTGCGCGCGCCCTCGGCGTGCCGAACCGCACCCTCATGTTCCGCCACCTGCTGCCGAACGCCATGGTGGCGACGCTGACATTCCTGCCCTTCATCCTGAACGGCTCGATCACAACGCTGACGTCGCTCGACTTCCTCGGCTTCGGCCTGCCGCCCGGCTCTGCCTCGCTCGGCGAACTGATCCTCCAGGGCAAGAACAACCTGCAGGCACCGTGGCTGGGTTTCGCCAGCTTCATCGTCATCTCGGTCATGCTGTCGCTGCTGATCTTCATCGGCGAGGCGACGCGCGACGCCTTCGATCCAAGGAAGACGTTCGCATGA